The Chanodichthys erythropterus isolate Z2021 chromosome 12, ASM2448905v1, whole genome shotgun sequence genome contains a region encoding:
- the fgf8b gene encoding fibroblast growth factor 8b — translation MRLKSSRLGYLFLQFMTLCFYTQMTMQSISVPNFKHHVTEQSRLSDRMSRRLTRTYQLYSRTSGKHVQVLGNKRVNANGEDGDIHAKLIVETDTFGSRVRIRGAKTGYYICMNKRGKLIGRRKGRGRDCIFTEIVLENNYTALQNAKYKGWYMAFTRKGRPRKATQTRQHQREAHFMKRLPRGHLLTEKKPFDLIPYPLNKRTKHHQRTSVN, via the exons ATGAGGCTGAAATCTTCGAGGTTAGGTTACCT ATTCCTTCAATTCATGACTCTGTGTTTTTACACTCAA ATGACGATGCAGTCCATCTCTGTACCTAATTTTAAGCACCATGTAACGGAGCAGAGTCGTCTATCGGACAGGATGAGTCGGAGATTAACAAGGACTTATCAGCTCTATAGCCGGACCAGCGGTAAACATGTACAAGTCCTGGGCAACAAGAGAGTCAATGCCAACGGCGAGGATGGAGATATTCATG CTAAACTTATTGTGGAAACCGACACGTTTGGAAGCCGGGTTCGAATCAGAGGAGCAAAAACAGGATACTACATTTGCATGAACAAGAGAGGCAAGCTTATTGGACGG AGGAAGGGCCGTGGCAGGGACTGCATATTCACCGAGATTGTTCTGGAAAATAACTACACAGCTTTGCAGAACGCAAAGTACAAAGGCTGGTACATGGCCTTTACACGCAAGGGCCGACCCAGGAAAGCCACGCAGACCCGGCAGCACCAGCGAGAGGCCCATTTCATGAAACGACTTCCTCGAGGACACCTGTTAACAGAAAAGAAGCCTTTTGATTTAATCCCATATCCCCTCAACAAGAGGACTAAGCATCATCAACGCACAAGCGTGAATTGA
- the dpcd gene encoding protein DPCD isoform X2, whose protein sequence is MAVQHWADALRKAKKTALISDVRKWRHKTTFGGQGQWTWEVGETTPNGITSDLIKENSSNPLFMRKDTKTSFQWRIRNISYPIEVYSVSAEPMERCCVIRTSNKKYYKKFSIPDLDRCQLPLESAALSFTHANNTLIISYKKPKEILTLEQELLGELKKLKGTSEGDIDCKTQ, encoded by the exons ATGGCTGTGCAACACTGGGCAGATGCGCTGAGGAAAGCCAAGAAAACTGCTTTAATATCTGATG TGCGAAAGTGGCGACATAAAACCACCTTTGGAGGGCAGGGGCAGTGGACATGGGAAGTTGGTGAAACAACCCCAAATGGCATTACCTCTGATTTAATAAAAGAGAACAGTTCAAAT CCATTGTTCATGCGCAAGGACACAAAGACCAGTTTCCAATGGAGGATCCGTAATATTTCATATCCTATAGAAGTCTACAGTGTTTCAGCAGAGCCGATGGAAAGATGTTGTGTCATTCGAACCTCAAACAAAAA GTACTATAAGAAGTTCAGTATTCCAGATCTCGACCGTTGCCAGCTGCCTTTGGAGAGCGCAGCCTTGAGTTTTACCCACGCCAACAACACTTTAATCATCAGC TACAAGAAGCCCAAAGAGATTTTAACACTGGAACAGGAGCTGCTTGGGGAACTGAAGAAACTGAAGGGGACAAGTGAAGGAGATATTGACTGTAAAACTCAGTGA
- the dpcd gene encoding protein DPCD isoform X1, with product MAVQHWADALRKAKKTALISDGKRKVHYLFEDGNEMTEEYDLKTDELVLRKWRHKTTFGGQGQWTWEVGETTPNGITSDLIKENSSNPLFMRKDTKTSFQWRIRNISYPIEVYSVSAEPMERCCVIRTSNKKYYKKFSIPDLDRCQLPLESAALSFTHANNTLIISYKKPKEILTLEQELLGELKKLKGTSEGDIDCKTQ from the exons ATGGCTGTGCAACACTGGGCAGATGCGCTGAGGAAAGCCAAGAAAACTGCTTTAATATCTGATG GGAAAAGGAAAGTTCATTATCTGTTTGAGGATGGCAATGAGATGACTGAGGAGTACGACCTGAAAACAGATGAACTTGTTT TGCGAAAGTGGCGACATAAAACCACCTTTGGAGGGCAGGGGCAGTGGACATGGGAAGTTGGTGAAACAACCCCAAATGGCATTACCTCTGATTTAATAAAAGAGAACAGTTCAAAT CCATTGTTCATGCGCAAGGACACAAAGACCAGTTTCCAATGGAGGATCCGTAATATTTCATATCCTATAGAAGTCTACAGTGTTTCAGCAGAGCCGATGGAAAGATGTTGTGTCATTCGAACCTCAAACAAAAA GTACTATAAGAAGTTCAGTATTCCAGATCTCGACCGTTGCCAGCTGCCTTTGGAGAGCGCAGCCTTGAGTTTTACCCACGCCAACAACACTTTAATCATCAGC TACAAGAAGCCCAAAGAGATTTTAACACTGGAACAGGAGCTGCTTGGGGAACTGAAGAAACTGAAGGGGACAAGTGAAGGAGATATTGACTGTAAAACTCAGTGA